The genomic window GCCCATCACGTTGAATCTGGAGAAGGGAAATAACGGTTTTAAGCCCTCGCGTTGCATTCTGGGCCCGCCGATGCCGCTGTGGCGCAGGCCGGGAATGGCGGCGTTGAGGCTTTTCATCACCAAGCTGGCATGCAGGTCGCCGGAGTTTTCACCAGCCAGCCAGAAGATGTGAAAAGCGGGGGAGCCCATGATTCAGAATATTGTGGTGCCCAGCAAAGTGATCAGCGTAACGGCGATTGCAGCCAGCAGCACACCGAGGAAGACACAGACAAAGGACTTCCAGAAATCAAGTCCAAAGATCTTGGCAGCCACCGCTCCGGTCCAACCTCCCGTGCCGGGCAGGGGGATACCCACAAATATGATCAGGCCGAGCTCCGCGTAACGTTCCACCACCTTGCCCTTGCTGCGAGTGCGGGCGTAGAGCCAGTCGGTGAACTTCTTGCCCCAGCGGAAGCGGGAAATCCGCTTCAGAAACCACTCCAGAAAGAGAAGCAGAAAGGGAATAGGAATCATGTTACCCAATATCGACAGCAACACTGCCTCCTGCCAGGACATGCCAAAAAGCGCAATGGCAACCGGGATGGCCCCACGCAGTTCAACAACGGGCAACATTGAGATAATCACCACAATTAGCCAGG from Candidatus Cloacimonadota bacterium includes these protein-coding regions:
- a CDS encoding small multi-drug export protein, which translates into the protein MKPKLRALVLVTVLLLSFSLLGAESFGSRTAASLRARGVSPWLIVVIISMLPVVELRGAIPVAIALFGMSWQEAVLLSILGNMIPIPFLLLFLEWFLKRISRFRWGKKFTDWLYARTRSKGKVVERYAELGLIIFVGIPLPGTGGWTGAVAAKIFGLDFWKSFVCVFLGVLLAAIAVTLITLLGTTIF